The Papaver somniferum cultivar HN1 chromosome 3, ASM357369v1, whole genome shotgun sequence genome includes a region encoding these proteins:
- the LOC113355454 gene encoding pentatricopeptide repeat-containing protein PNM1, mitochondrial-like, protein MSRALQLGRYLRCISASSLSKANLHCPPLLHLIDQSSISSSSSPTHSCNRFLSNQPSLYIRNFSSSTSPSTSETNCNNRNEEETQKIAQEISAELLKQEDNDDSSLPLNKRLDLHFSDLNTQTPNHLLLQVLNLSPDAARTTVLGFHQWISSRPGFQHTDQTYSYLVDYFGRKKDFKIINEILIDGRGIIGTKTLESFVNRLVRAGRDTQAVSFFDKMETEYGLVRNRKSLKIVVSNLCENGFANSAEKMVKNLAHEFFPDESTCEMLIKGWCVDGKLDQAKRLAGEIHRGGFQLGTSAYNSILDCVCKLCRKKDNFRLQSEAEKILVEMDYAGVPRNVETFNILINNFCKIRRTEESVKLFERMGEWGCSPNAETYLLLIKSLYQAARIGEGDEMIDKMKSAGFGSGLDRKAYFGFIKVLCGIERIDHAMKVFAKMKADGFVPGIKSYELLIEKLCSHGQTHRANHLSSEAKLKGILVDPKVYTLDPRFTKKPKVEKTAVKKRETLPEKMARKRKTLKKINLSFVKKPKKMMRRAY, encoded by the coding sequence cttcttcatctaattgatcaatcttcaatttcttcttcctcctcgccTACTCACTCTTGCAACAGATTTCTCAGCAATCAGCCTTCTTTATACATCAGAAACTTCTCATCATCAACATCACCATCTACTTCTGAAACCAACTGTAATaatcgaaatgaagaagaaaCACAGAAAATAGCTCAAGAAATATCAGCAGAGCTACTCAAACAAGAAGATAATGACGATTCTTCTCTTCCGTTAAACAAACGTTTAGATCTTCATTTCTCCGACCTAAATACTCAAACCCcaaatcaccttcttcttcaggtTCTTAATCTTTCTCCTGATGCTGCTCGGACCACTGTTTTAGGGTTTCATCAATGGATCTCATCTCGTCCAGGTTTTCAACATACTGATCAAACTTATTcatatcttgttgattattttggTAGAAAGAAAGATTTTAAGATAATTAATGAGATTCTTATTGATGGGCGTGGAATTATTGGTACTAAAACCCTAGAATCATTCGTTAATCGTCTTGTTAGGGCTGGTAGAGATACTCAAGCTGTGTCCTTTTTTGATAAAATGGAGACTGAATACGGTTTGGTTCGTAATCGGAAATCGCTTAAGATTGTTGTGTCGAATTTATGTGAGAATGGGTTTGCTAATTCTGCTGAGAAAATGGTCAAAAATCTAGCTCATGAGTTCTTTCCAGATGAATCTACTTGTGAGATGTTGATTAAAGGTTGGTGTGTGGATGGGAAACTTGATCAGGCTAAAAGATTAGCTGGGGAGATTCATAGAGGAGGGTTTCAACTTGGAACGTCGGCTTATAATTCCATTCTGGATTGTGTTTGTAAGCTGTGTAGGaaaaaggataactttagacttcaATCCGAAGCTGAAAAGATTCTAGTTGAGATGGATTATGCAGGAGTACCTAGGAATGTCGAGACGTTTAATATATTGATCAACAATTTTTGCAAAATTAGGAGAACTGAAGAATCTGTTAAACTGTTTGAGAGAATGGGGGAATGGGGATGTAGTCCAAATGCCGAAACTTATCTTTTACTTATAAAAAGTTTATATCAGGCGGCGAGGATTGGTGAAGGAGATGAAATGATTGACAAAATGAAATCTGCTGGATTTGGGAGTGGTCTTGATAGAAAGGCTTATTTTGGGTTTATAAAGGTTCTGTGTGGGATTGAAAGGATTGATCATGCAATGAAAGTTTTTGCTAAGATGAAGGCTGATGGGTTTGTACCTGGTATCAAGTCTTACGAGTTGTTGATTGAGAAATTGTGTTCTCATGGGCAGACTCACAGGGCGAATCATCTCTCTAGTGAAGCAAAGTTGAAAGGCATACTTGTGGATCCTAAAGTGTATACATTGGATCCGAGATTCACTAAGAAGCCTAAGGTTGAGAAGACTGCTGTGAAGAAGAGGGAAACATTGCCTGAGAAAATGgcaaggaaaaggaaaactcttaaGAAGATAAATCTAAGTTTTGTGAAGAAGCCAAAGAAAATGATGCGGAGAGCTTATTGA
- the LOC113355453 gene encoding stromal cell-derived factor 2-like protein — MAIGFFCLALFLFLGIIDFDHISAASTPSSTPASEGVEITYGSTLKLMHEKTKFRLHSHDVPYGSGSGQQSVTGFPSVDDSNSYWIVRPQPDTSAKQGDPIKSGTVVRLQHMKTRKWLHSHLHASPISGNLEVSCFGGEGNSDTGDYWKLEIEGKGKTWRQDQRVRLQHVDTGGYLHSHDKKYTRIAGGQQEVCGVREKRPDNVWLAAEGVYLPVNEASKSSQK, encoded by the exons ATGGCTATTGGTTTCTTTTGTTTAGCTCTGTTTCTTTTCcttggaattattgattttgatcacATTTCTGCTGCTTCTACACCTTCTTCAACTCCAGCCTCTGAAGGTGTTGAG ATTACTTATGGATCAACCTTGAAATTGATGCATGAGAAGACTAAATTTAGGCTTCATTCACATGATGTACCATATGGTTCTGGTAGTGGACAACAGTCTGTTACTGGTTTCCCTAGTGTTGATGATTCTAACAGCTACTGG ATTGTGAGACCTCAGCCTGATACATCTGCGAAACAAGGTGATCCAATTAAGAGTGGAACAGTTGTTAGGTTACAGCATATGAAGACACGAAAATGGCTTCACAGCCACTTGCACGCATCTCCAATTTCAGGCAACCTTGAG GTTAGCTGCTTTGGAGGGGAAGGCAACTCTGATACTGGAGATTATTGGAA GCTTGAGATTGAAGGTAAAGGTAAAACCTGGAGGCAAGATCAAAGGGTCAGACTTCAACACGTTGACACTGGTGGTTATTTGCATAGTCATGACAAGAAATACACTAGGATAGCTGGAGGTCAGCAAgag GTTTGCGGAGTTAGAGAGAAGCGACCTGATAATGTATGGTTGGCAGCAGAAGGGGTATACCTTCCGGTTAATGAAGCAAGTAAAAGTAGTCAGAAGTAA